CCCATGTGCTTCTTCCTATTTTACTTGTCCCTTGCTGATTCTTGCTTTTCAACTTCCACGGCTCCAAGACTAATTGTGAATGCTCTCTCTGCCACAACAATCATATCTTACAATGAGTGCATGACCCAAGTCTTTGCACTACATTTATTTGGCTGCATGGAAATCTTTGTCCTCATCCTCATGGCCATGGATCGCTATGTAGCCATCTGTAAGCCCTTACATTACCCAACTATTATGAGCCGGAAGGTCTGCATCATCCTGATTGTTCTTGCATGGATAGGGTCTTTTATACATTCTATAGCTCAGATTATCCTGGCCTTGAGATTGCCTTTCTGTGGACCCAATTTGATTGATCATTATTGCTGTGATTTGCAGCCCTTGCTGAAACTCGTATGCATGGACACTTATTTAATCAACCTGTTGTTGGTGTCTAACAGTGGGGCTATTTGCTCAAGTAGTTTTGTGATTCTGATGACCTCATACATTGTTATTTTGCATTCACTGAGAAATCACAGCGCAGAAGGGAGGAACAAAGCTCTCTCCACTTGCACTTCCCACATCATTGTAGTTATCTTATTTTTTGGTCcgtgtatattcatatatacatgcCCCCCAACCACTCTCCCCATGGACAAGATGGTAGCAGTATTTTATACTATTGGCACACCCTTTCTCAACCCACTCATCTACACACTGAGGAATTCACAAGTGAAAAATGCAATGAGAAAATTATGGCATATCAAAATTACCTCAGGAACCAAAAAAAGAATTGAGGGCCTCAGTTGATTATTTATTGAGTCATGGTTCAACTCAATCTGTACAGATATCAAATATGATAGTGCACATCCTGACTCCCCCATGCAATCTAATAAAATGTGCCTGATTGTCTTACCTTTTTCTGTGCTTCTGCCCTCAGATAGTAGCTCCCCTCCTATCTtcagcctctttctcttctgacGCTTTCTCTACCTGAGAGCTCAATTCTGCTTTTGCAGATGGTGAAATACACTTCACAACACTGTCTATACTCTGGTTCAATAAGAAGAGAGACACTATACGATCACAACTGTTAAGCATGTGGGCATCTATAAGTAAAGTGTAGCTAGTTTTCTATGATTAGTAATTCCCTCTTTAGCACCTCTCAGATAAggtattctgttttttcttgaacACTTCCAGAGCAAAGGAACTAACTTTGTGTATCAAGAAGTTCATTACATtacctcattattttttcttgaaaagttgCATATTATTGAATCAAaagattttttatataataatattctaaaatagtttttcttactgttttctttgcttgttaAGATAATTGGGGTTTTATGTATGGgattttataaatgtaatgtgACAGAGACCTTGAGATAGTCAGCTGTTTGTGTGATTGTATATAGGAGCTACAACAGTAGAATCCTACAATTCTAAGAggtaagaaagtaaaataatgtatgttGTCAGgacttaatgaaaattaaaaatacacaagagATACTACCTATACTCTGAGAATGAAGTATGTAGAAGTAGAACCCggtttgaagaaaaagaaatgtatattattttttaaagtgggattatgtcaatgaaacaaaagaaagtacCATTGACATTAAAGAAATACTACTCTTGTCTATAATTAGTGGAGATAGGATCCATTACTGCAGCAGGAagctgctttctttctctatgtgTGCTTCCCAATACTGGGTAGTACAGAATCATAAGTTAGAATTGCCAATAGAATGTTGGTGCCCAGAGTGGGCAGAGCAGATTAACACCTGTGCCTTGGATGTGAATGCTGGGGGTAATATGGacttttaatatttatcaatttCAGTATACTAAAGTGTATGACAATCTTAGTAACTCTTACAAGATTCCGTTTCATTTTTAATACTGTTTCTccttatttaaatggaaaaccTTACCAATACTAATATTATTCTCCTgtcaaagattattttaaaataaattcatttaaaataacacaagttttcagttttgtcaCTTCTTTTTGCTTCCCGAAACATTATGAAGCTCAGCGTCTGCACTGGTGTCCCATAGTGGCATGTCGTGCACGAGGAGTGTCATTAAATTAACTCTGGGTGGAGATGTTATGATTCATCATAAATTTACCTAATTTACTTCTCTATAACACCAGCACtggcaaacacacacatgcacacacacacacacacacaaacacacatactaTACAGGCTTTCATGGTGATTTGCATCTTAGATGAATAATTGATGGTAGGaggtatagaagaaaagaaataaactgaaatataatgaaaaacatcAAAACTGTAAAATAGAAGTCAAAGctacaaaggggaagaaaaattggAAGAGTTTGAGTGGTTCAAAAGCACTTTTAGTCAAATTAAAACtgggaaaatgaagtaaaattttttaaatttctaggaTATCATATCCATCCAATAGATGCCTTTGAAGTGACTGCCAGCCCTAAAAAGCACTTcatctaaaagaaaaactatgaattctagttttccttttattttaggaaCAAGTAGTGTCTGATATATGTCCAAAGCTTTCTGGTTATCATGTTCGTGTCtcacaaaaatagtacaaagtcATGTTTTCCTATGGAAAATATACGGATGAAAAATCTAAAGgtgagagaaataaacaaattccttGGGGTTGTTTTGCTAAGTATGGTAACCAATGTTTTAAACCACTTCTATGTGTGATTCCAAGTCAGTAACAAACACCTCTATTCTGTATTGTGTCTTATTTCAAATATCTTCGTAAATGGCAGAAAACACCATAAATATTAAGAAGTTGTTGCAGTGATCATAAACTACACTCATTTTAGCATCAAAGTAGGTGATAGACTGTAAAGATTAAGAGTATAatctctgaagtcagactgcGTGAATCTGAATGCTGACTTTAACACTTttgttaacagctttattgagattttttggcaacaaaaattgcatatatttggCTTTTACACCTTGATGTTTTGAGATATCTATAATGTGAAAAGATAACCCCAATTAAACTAATTAACATGCCCATTGTCTCTACCTAgtttccattgtgtgtgtgtgtgtgtgtgatgacatttaagatctaccctctttgCAAATTCGAGTATACAATATGGTATTTGTAATTATAGTTTCCATGCTATAtattagatctctagaacttattcattctACATAACTGAAAccttgtaccctttgaccaacatctttccatttcccaCAACCCCTGTACCCTGGTAACCAACATTCAGTTCTC
This is a stretch of genomic DNA from Equus quagga isolate Etosha38 unplaced genomic scaffold, UCLA_HA_Equagga_1.0 209137_RagTag, whole genome shotgun sequence. It encodes these proteins:
- the LOC124233680 gene encoding olfactory receptor 4C11-like, which translates into the protein MKQNNSVNDFILLGLTQDPVRQKMVFVIFFIFYVGTVVGNLLIIVTIKSNQTLETPMCFFLFYLSLADSCFSTSTAPRLIVNALSATTIISYNECMTQVFALHLFGCMEIFVLILMAMDRYVAICKPLHYPTIMSRKVCIILIVLAWIGSFIHSIAQIILALRLPFCGPNLIDHYCCDLQPLLKLVCMDTYLINLLLVSNSGAICSSSFVILMTSYIVILHSLRNHSAEGRNKALSTCTSHIIVVILFFGPCIFIYTCPPTTLPMDKMVAVFYTIGTPFLNPLIYTLRNSQVKNAMRKLWHIKITSGTKKRIEGLS